The genomic DNA AATGCAAATAGCCTTGGCTGCATTTATAATGTCTGCCACTGCACTCTCCCCAACATGTAGCCATATCTATTTAACTAAAAAAATAAGTTTTACTATCTGAATTCTTTGTcgtattttttttgtaaatagaTATGGCTGCTTTACGTGCAGACACCTAGCCCAAAACGCTGCATGCGGTACTTTTCCCTTTACGTCGTTTCCCTTTACATGACACACGACGTAAAATAAATAATACCGCCATCCTGTGGTCGGTTGGGCCTGAATACACCCTGGTACTTTGCCAGTGTCAAACTATACCACATTTGAAGGGCTGTTGCAGTCTCATATTTACGGTAATACTTTATGAGTTGAACGGAAGTGCGATTACATACGAATATCCCACTTCCAACATTGCTGCTATTTATCAACAACATTGTTTGCGCGACTCGTTCTCTTCTTACACATACCAACTTGGGCCATTTGCCATAGTGTTAGAACTATAAATAAACGGATTGTTTCTTACACATTGGCTAGTTAGAGAATTGTATTCTATTTACTTAATCACAGAGAATCCTGGGTTGGACAAGATGGCCAGCTGCAATTTTCAGGCGCAGTTGGTATCCATTCTTGAGGTATTGGCTAAAGCAGCTGTAGCAGAAATAAACAATCGTGTAGATGATAGCTGTGCTGTTATACGTTTGGAAATGACCCAAAGCCAGCGAGATATTGATGTACTGAAAAAGAAGTGTCAAATGATGGAGAGCGAGCTGAAGAAGACACGAGGACGAGTCAGGAGAAAAGGTAGTACTTCACGGTAATTTGATTACTTCTTGAACAAATTAATAAAGACACAAATGTGTGAATAATCCTAATAATTGACTGAATACAATTATTTTCCAGGTTTTTACCCCATGTTATCAGAGAGATCTTCATATCCAGTTAAGATTGTTTTGAACAAGCAGAGGAGTAACTCGCAGTGGGGAGAAGACAATATGGCAGTTGAAGAGGACTCTCTCCATGTGTGATACATCACCTTTTAGAGTTATAGAGACCTGACCTTTTGGATCAATTCTGTTATTGGAATATCAGGAGAATTTACCGCTTTCGTGTGATTCATTAGTATGAAAAGGGTTAGATATGCTGTGTGTCCAGAGTATTAACCTCAGTCCCTGTTACAGCCTACAGATGTGGAACAGAGAGTGGAGACTGAACCCATACTGATCAAAGATGAGGAGACAGCAGAGGACGTGTGGAAGACTGACCCTCAGGAAGAGCTCAGGATTACTGGAGAGGGTGGGTGTGACCATAAGGGgtactgctctgtctgtctatggaaGAATGTGTTGATGTGGTGGTATGCACGTTCCAATTTGCTACATTGCTGTCGGGTGTTTTATGTTCTGGCATATGGCGTGCATGTACAGTCCGTTCAAAAGCAGTCGTATTTTGCAATTGTTAAGGGTCTTTTATAATGTTTAATTTATGTTGATCCCCAAATCTGTAGAGCCTGGTTCCAAGCCTGGGAAATCACCATCCTTTGAGCAACGGCACTGTGATGAGGACTTCATCACACAACCCAATATATCTCCCAGAGACTCCGTGGAACATTACCCCAATTCTGATCGTCCAGAGGAACCAGGAACACCCCGGCTCTCATCTACAAAGGTGTTCAGCACAGAGCAGCACCGGCCAGACGAGGACTCACTAAACCTAGTGATGGTGAAAGATGAAAAAGAGGAGGAGCTGGATCAGACCACAACCCTGGCAGGACCTGACCAGTTTGTCATGGATGACAATGATGGGCAGCTGTGGACCTCTGTGGATCCAGGCAGAAACACTGACCCTGATGGCCACCCAGATTTCTCCTTTCATTCCACAGAAGAGTACTCTCAGAATATCTCAATTTACCCATCTCATAGTGGGCTGCCATCCATTCCTACGATGACCAATGAAGTGGGGCCACCGCTTCACTCTTCtatatggaaaccacatgctAATATGTTCAGTGCAGCAAAACACATTAAAAGACATATCAGGACATCGGCTGATGAGACTAGACAACAGATGCCAGAGGGACAGAGTAGCGAGACGCTGAACTCAAATAATGCAGGTAATAGTTTAGCTCTACAGTCAAGGCAGCATCAATACAGGGCTTCAGAAGCAACAGTGAGATTGAGTGAGTGCATGACAGGGTCAAACATGGCCACCACCTCCACCTTCTCAGAATACAGCCTGAGTCGCAGTAGTTTTAACATGGTGAAGAGAATGAGGACTCAATGGAGGTCGGGCGGCACCACCGAGAGGCGTTTCAGCTGCACCTTTTGTGGGAAGAGCTTCCAGCGTCTCTGCCAGCTCAAAGTACACCTCCGGAGTCACACCGGAGAGAAACCGTACACCTGCGATCAGTGTGGCAGGAGTTTTACCCAGCAGTGCAACCTGATCAGACATGCTATGGTCCACAGCGGGGAGAAGCCCTACGAGTGCACACAGTGTGGGAAGTGCTTCACCCGGCGCTCCAAAATGACATCACATCAGAGAACTCACATAGGAGAGAGTCCAGTGTCTCAATACGTGATACCTGCATACCCTGGGGATCCACACAAAAGTTTAATGTAGTCTCAGAACAAATAGGAACATAATTTCAGTTTTTCTGTAACTCTTTCTACATGGAATTGTGGTGCAGAAGGTATTTTGACAAGCTTTTCCTCCAAATAGTTTGTGCTTTTCTTGTTTGATTGTTGAAGGCTTGATTTTGAGAGTGAATCTGTCTTTTAGATCAATAATACTAATACATGAGACCTATATGTAGAGCTTTTCAATGACCCAAAATTGCTTtacaattgttgaaaaaaatgATCACAAGACGGCACCAGACTAATAGCAGGAGAAacaaagagaagggggaggggcttAAAGTAAGGACAAGAGTGTGTGTAGGTGCTTTTTTTCAATTAGATTTGCTCAACTCCTGTGTCTTTTCATCCAAGTCCTCTCCCGCCTCCTTTGGAAAAAAGGTCAAAataatggaggagagggggtgaggagagtgATGTGGACGAAAATGTGCTTTTATGGAATGAGATGGTCCTTATCCATCAGGCAAAGGACGTTTACcggggtggatcccaaaataaatgtgtaaaGCGATGAAAAAAATGTAAGTTAGTTTTGCAATACATTTTATACATAAAAGATTAAGTAGCatattgtttttaaatgtgtgcATGCTTTTCTCTGACGACAATTCAACGGCTGATTCAAAGGGTGTGTTGAAGTGTTAAAACTCTTCTGTGCTAGGATACACTTGTGCTTCCTCGTCAAAAGGGGGGCTATCAAGAAGGGGGAGACGTCTTAGTTTGCCCAATAAcgaatagagtaccacagtatgagtcataatacccataaaacctagcggtcaaactaACATGGTTTCTATTGTTATTCCACCATAAATTGTTCCCattggggattttagaaacacttcaaataagggctgtgtttcatgtaggcttaccctgacatgacattttgataaccatgtaaatatCTCAATTAAGTATTTACTCCCCCCCCAAAATgtaatgctaattagctgctaatgtggctatcataagaactacaaatgccatgatgatctagACGAGACTgtcgaggcaaaggtaagaatctctggattaactatctgttagctaaatgtagtaatgaataaaCTCGCAAAATGTTTTTCAATTGACagttctgtgaactgtcttgtgcaagttgtaaattgacacaatacctgttagcaaaggcgTCAGTTAGAGATGacatgcaggagcttgcagggatttgtagttttgcataaTGCCTACGTTGACGGTAATTAACATTTTCGAATCTGAGTAAATAGAGTCGAATATATTGAttgagatttacatggttatcaaaacgttaAGATAATCCATCCCCCTGTTAGGGTTAGgaagcatatcaagaagctgattaaacagcatgatcattacagaggcgcactttgtgctggggacaaaaaaaGGCCACTCTGAAATATGTcgttttgtcatacaacacaatgcctcaaattttgagggagcgtgcaattggcatgctgactgcagaaatgtctaccagagctgtttccagataatTTAATatgaatttctctaccataagcagccTCCAAAGTCTCAATACATGGTACCCGCATACCCTGGGGATACACACACAAGTTTAATGTTGTCTCAGACCAGATGGAACAAAGTTAATAATCTGATAATTTTTTGGATAACATCTTCTATGGGAAAAGTTGGTACATAAGGTATTTTGAGACATTTTGACTAGATTTTCCTACGAATTCATTTGTGAAATGTTTTTCATGTTTGACTGTTAAGGGCTcctaattttttatttatttcaataacctatttaaaaaaacatttctcatttacaatgtgactccaaaatgacacaatacattatttactatgaatttatattgggcacaacataatccgaaacacaaccaaaacaaactgcaaatgcatccaacaagtttgtagagtcacaagcttgatttagtcattgcgtgctaggaatatgggaccaaatactaaacattTGACTAAATGTAatacactacagttgaagtcagaagtttacatacaccttagccaaataaatttaaactcagtttttcacaattcctgacattttatcctagtaaaaatgccctgtcttaggtcagttaggatcaccactttattttaagaatgtgaaatgtcagaataatagtagagaatgatttatttcagcttttatttctttcatcacattcctagtgggtcagaagttcacatacactcaattagtatttggtagccttgcctttaaactgtttaacttgggtcaaacatttcaggtaatcttccacaagcttcccacaataatttgggtgaattttggcccattcctcctgacagagctggtgtaaattagtcaggtttgtaggcctccttgctcgcacacactttttcagttctgcccacacattttctataggattgaggtcagggctttgtgatggccaatccaataccttgactttgttgtccttaagccattttgccacaagtttggaagtatgcttggggtcattgtccatctggaagaccaATTTgagaacaagctttaacttcctgactgatgtcttgagatgttgcttcaatatatccagataatttccctcatgaagccatctattttgtgaagtgcaccagtccctcctgcagcgaagcaccccaacaacatgatactgcacccccgtgcttcacagttgggatggtgtctttggcttgcaagcctccccctttttcctccaaacataacaatgggcattatggccaaacagttctatttttgtttcatcagaccagaggacatttctccaaagcctttcaggttatttcgatataggactcgttttactgtggatatagtaaattatgacaagcatacccataacatgatgcagccaccaccatgcttgaaaatatgaagagtggtactcagtgatgtgttgttggatttgccccaaacgctttgtattcaggacataaagttaatttctttgccacactTTTTTCAGTTTTACtatagtgccttattgcaaacaggatgagtGTTTTGGGATATTTTTATTCTTTACAAGCATCCTTCATTTCcagcagcagcataccaccctgcatcagaCACTAGATGCTGCTGGAAcaggtgttggagggccagtaggagccaccctttcctctggtctgaaaaaaatatcccaatggaccagggcagtgattggggacattgccctgtgtagggtgccatctttcggatgggatgttaaatgggtgtcctgactctgtggtcactaaagagcccatggcacttattgtaagaatagggttgttaaccccggtgtccagGCTAAAATCCCAATCTTGCCCTCAtacggtcacctaatcaaaccaaGCTTACAATTGACTCCTTCATCCgatcccctgtaactattccccaggttgttgctgtaaatgagaatgggTTCTCAGTCCACCAAAAGAAGACCACCAAATACTCTTGAAATCTCCATaactaactacaacattttcagacaagatagaaaggccaaagggggtggtgttgcaatctactgcagagagagtctgcagagttctgtcctactatccaggtctgtaccaaaacaatttgaacttctacttttaaaaatccacctctctaaaaacaagtctctcactgttgccgcctgctatagaccaccctctgcccccagctgtgctctggacaccatatgtgaactgattgccccctatctatcttcagagctcgtgctgctaggtgacctaaactggaacgtgcttaacaccccagccatcctacaatctaagcttgatgccctcaatctgacacaaatgatcaatgaacctaccaggtaccaccccaaagccttaaacacgggcaccctcatagatatcatcctaaccaaattgccctctaaatacacctctgctgttttcaaccaagatctcagcaatcactgcctcatggcctgcatccgtaatgggtcagtggtcaaattacctccactcatcactgtcaaacacttcaccgagcaggcctttctaatagacctggcctgggtatcctggaaggatattgacctcatcctgtcagtagaggatgcctgtttttctttttaaatgccttcctcaccatcttaaataagcacgcCCCATTCAAGACATTTAGAAACAGATATAGCcattggttctctccagacctgactgcccttaaccaacacaaaaacatcctatggcgttctgcattagcattgaacagcccccgtgatatgcaacttttcagggaagttagaaaccaatatacgcaggcagttagaaaagccaaggctagctttttcaagctgaaatttgcttcctgcaacacaaactcaaaactaaatgcatgctcttcaaccgatcgctgcctgcacctgcccgcccgtccagcatcactactctggacagttctgacttagaatatgttgacaactacaaatacctaggtgtctggttagactgtaaactctccttccagactcacatcaaacatctccaatccaaagttaaatctagaattggcttcctatttcgcgacaaagcatccttcactcaagctgccaaacatacccttgtaaaactgaccatcctaccgatcctcgacttcggcgatgtcatttacaaaatagcctccaataccctactcaataaattggatgcagtctatcacagttcctccgttctgtcaccaatgccccatctactacccaccactgcgacctgtacactctcgttggctggccgtCGCTTCATACtcctcgccaaacccactggctccatgtcatctacaagactctGCTAGGTGAAGTCCCcctttatctcagctcgctggtcaccatagcagcacccacctgtagcacgcgttccagcaggtactgtatatctccctggtcacccccaaaaccaattcttcctttggccgcccctccttccagttctctgctgccaatgactggaacgaactacaaaaatctctgaaactggaaacacttatctccctcactagctttaagcaccaactgtcagagcagctcacagattactgcacctgtccatagcccacctataatttagcccaaacaactacctcttcccctactgtatttattttgctcctttgcaccccattatttatttttctactttgcacattcttccactgcaaatctaccattccagtgttttacttgctgtattgtatttacttcgcaccatggccttttttgcctttacctccccaaatctcacctcatttgctcacatcgtatatagacttgtttctactgtattattgactgtatgtttgtttattccatgtgtaactgtgttgttgttgtatgtgtcgaactgctttgctttatctttgccaggtcgcaattgtaaatgagaacttgttctcaacttgcctacctggttaagtaaaggtgaaataaaaaatagaagTCAACTTACCTAGTAAAATAACGGTTAAATAGAAAAtgtactctgtcatttaggttagtattgtggagtaactacaatcaGTGGGGTAAAGTACTTATTCAAAAATACTTTAGAGTAccacttaagttgttttttggggaatctttactatttatatttttgacaactttttacTCTTACTTCACTCCATTCctcaagaaaataatgtactttttactacatacattttctctgacacccgaaagtacttgttacattttgaatgcttagcaggacaggaaaatggtccaattcacacacttatcaagagttcatccctggttatccctactgcgtctgatctgactcactaaacacaaacacttcATTTATAAgttgtctgaatgttggagtgtgcccctggctaaaaaaacaagaacattgtgccatctggtttgcttaatgtaaagaatttgaaattatttatacttttagtttcgatacttaagtatatttattaCCAAATACTTTTaatattttactggttgacttttacttgagtcattttctattaaggtatgttTACTTTGACTCAAGGTTGACAattaggtactttttccaccactgactcCAATGTTATGCTGTCCTCTGTTTCTccgatcacagccattaaactatacagtgggggaaaaaagtatttagtcagccacaaattgtgcaagttctcccacttataaatacttattttccaccataatttgcaaataaattcattaaaaatcctacaatgtgattttctggattttttttctctcattttgtctgtcatagttgaagtttacctataatgaaaattacaggcctcatctttttacgtgggataacttgcacaagtgatggctgactaaatacttttttgccccactgtaactgtttttaagtcaccattggcctcatggtgaaatactcttgcaactgagttaggaaggccacctgtgtctttgtagtgactgggtgtattgatgcaccatccaaagtgtaagtattaacttcaccatgctcaaagggatattcaatgtttttatttatttatttcacctttatttaaccaggtaggctagttgagaacaagttctcatttacaactgcgacctggccaggataaagcaaagcagttagacgcatacaacaacagagttacacatggaataaacaaacatacagtcaataatacaatagaaaaagtctatatacagtgttagCAGATGagggaggtaagacaataaataggccatagtggcgaaacaattacaataaaacaattaaacactggagtgatagatgtgcagaagatgaatgtgcaagtagagatactggggtgcaaaggagcaaaataaataacagtatggggatggggtagttggatgggctatgtacaggtgcagtctgCTTTTAGAATGATtttattttacccatctaccaataggggcctttctttgtgaggcattggaaaacttccctggtcttgtgattgaatttgtgtttgaaattcactgctcgattgaggcaccttacaattatctgtaagtgtggggtacagagatgaggtagtcattcaaaaatcatgttaaaacactattattgcacacagagtgagtccatgcaacttatgtgactcaagcaaatgtttacttctcaacttatttaggcttgccataagagaattcagcttttcattt from Oncorhynchus keta strain PuntledgeMale-10-30-2019 chromosome 23, Oket_V2, whole genome shotgun sequence includes the following:
- the LOC118401921 gene encoding zinc finger protein 35-like, coding for MVKDEKEEELDQTTTLAGPDQFVMDDNDGQLWTSVDPGRNTDPDGHPDFSFHSTEEYSQNISIYPSHSGLPSIPTMTNEVGPPLHSSIWKPHANMFSAAKHIKRHIRTSADETRQQMPEGQSSETLNSNNAGNSLALQSRQHQYRASEATVRLSECMTGSNMATTSTFSEYSLSRSSFNMVKRMRTQWRSGGTTERRFSCTFCGKSFQRLCQLKVHLRSHTGEKPYTCDQCGRSFTQQCNLIRHAMVHSGEKPYECTQCGKCFTRRSKMTSHQRTHIGESPVSQYVIPAYPGDPHKSLM